The Conger conger chromosome 15, fConCon1.1, whole genome shotgun sequence genome contains a region encoding:
- the olfml1 gene encoding olfactomedin-like protein 1 has protein sequence MLVSAVTVMRTWRLLWTLLLLKQGVSYSQRMTQEMVMMQYLEGRISQLEDRLSKCDLSVQNYEQKLYDFSKDLRGKLGGLQAFQNEVRGQMEGVLSRVGRVERELEYLEAEKLNQPCVDIEDTLLEQQVQEEQRKQKDQLDLGRDCDTVLSGVKSLKIVKREGEAQGSWMKDPTNGSAKIYFFSGVKNSTLLEFSSMKAFAGANATQTARRVQLPFPWQGTGHAVYRGFLYYHRAGSANEVLKVSLRHRTVSDRALLPGAGRLPAYSLSPHTYLDLSVDELGLWAVHADPDLGGNLVLTKLDEGALGAEHTWDTPCPSRDAETAFLVCGTLHVVYNSPHGGRSSVQCLYDIHDSLHAGDTPLFFPKSYAAHASMRYHPKDRQLYSWDEGYQTIYKLETKKKGQMAPV, from the exons ATGTTGGTGTCAGCTGTGACAGTAATGCGTACCTGGCGCTTACTCTGGACACTACTCCTCTTAAAACAGGGTGTGAGCTACTCGCAGAGGATGACGCAAGAGATGGTCATGATGCAATATTTAGAAGGAAGAATTAGCCAGCTTGAG GACCGTCTGTCCAAGTGTGACCTGAGTGTACAGAACTACGAGCAGAAGCTCTATGACTTCTCCAAGGATTTGAGGGGCAAGCTTGGTGGACTGCAAGCCTTCCAGAATGAGGTTAGAGGGCAGATGGAGGGCGTGCTGTCCAGGGTTgggagggtggagagggagctGGAATACCTGGAGGCAGAGAAGCTGAACCAGCCCTGTGTGGACATCGAGGACACACTGCTGGAGCAACAAGtgcaggaggagcagagaaagCAGAAGGATCAGCTGGACTTGGGGAGAG ACTGTGACACGGTGCTGTCGGGCGTGAAGTCCCTGAAGATTGTGAAGAGGGAGGGCGAGGCTCAGGGCTCCTGGATGAAAGACCCCACCAACGGCTCAGCCAAGATCTACTTCTTCAGCGGAGTGAAGAACAGCACCCTGCTGGAGTTCTCCTCCATGAAGGCCTTCGCCGGGGCCAACGCCACCCAGACGGCGCGCAGGGTCCAGCTGCCCTTCCCCTGGCAGGGCACCGGCCACGCCGTCTACCGAGGCTTCCTGTACTACCACCGGGCCGGCTCGGCCAACGAGGTCCTGAAGGTGAGCCTGCGACACAGAACGGTGAGCGACCGCGCCCTGCTTCCGGGGGCGGGCCGGCTGCCCGCGTACTCGCTGTCCCCGCACACCTACCTGGACCTGAGCGTGGACGAGCTGGGCCTGTGGGCCGTGCACGCCGACCCGGACCTCGGCGGGAACCTGGTGCTCACCAAACTGGACGAGGGCGCCCTGGGGGCGGAGCACACCTGGGACACGCCCTGCCCGAGCCGCGACGCCGAGACGGCCTTCCTGGTGTGCGGCACGCTGCACGTGGTGTACAACTCGCCGCACGGCGGCCGCTCCAGCGTGCAGTGCCTCTACGACATCCACGACAGTCTGCACGCCGGGGACACGCCGCTGTTCTTCCCAAAAAGCTACGCCGCCCACGCCAGCATGCGCTACCACCCCAAAGACAGGCAGCTCTACTCTTGGGATGAGGGCTACCAGACCATCTACAAACTGGAGACCAAGAAGAAAGGCCAGATGGCTCCAGTTTGA